In Actinomycetota bacterium, the sequence GTCCTTCCGGTCAGCGATCTCCGAGCTTGACGTAGCTGCGGGGGGCCGGGCCGATGTACTCGGAGTCCGGACGGATCAGCCGGTTGTTCTGCAGCTGCTCGATTACGTGGGCGGTCCAGCCGGAGATGCGGGAGGCGGCGAAGATCGGTGTGAACAGGCGCTTGGGGATCCCGAGGTAGTGGTAAACCGCCGCGGCGTAGAAGTCGACGTTGGGGAACAGGCCCTTTTCGGTGTTGACCACCTCGAAGATCGCCTCGGAGATCTCGAACCACTTCGTGTCGCCCTTGCGGGTGCCCAGGTCCCGCGCCAGCTCCCTCAGGATGGTTGCCCGGGGGTCCTCCGCCTTGTAGACGCGGTGTCCGAAGCCCATGATCTTCTCTTTGCGGGCCAGCCGGCCCTTGATCTCCTCGGGAACGTTCTCGACCGACCCGATCTTCAGGATCATCTCGAAGACCTGCTCGTTGGCTCCGCCGTGCAGCGGGCCCTTGAGGGTGGCGATGGCCGAGGTCATGGCCGAGTGGATGTCGCTGAGGGTCCCGGCGGTCACCCGTGCGGCGAAGGTCGATGCGTTCATCGTGTGGTCGGCGTGCATGATCAGGCACTGGTCCATGATCTTGGCGTCCTCGTCCGAGGGGTACTCGCCGCTCAGGACGTAGAGCAGGTTGGCGGCGTGGCCCAGCTTGGGGTCGGGCTCCACGGGCCATTTGCCGCCTCGCAGACGCTCGGGGCCGGAGATCATCTGCGGCAACTGCGAGATCAGGCGGACGGCCTTGCGCTTGTTGGCCGGGTGGTCGGTCGACAGTACCCAGCCGTCGGGGTCGTAGGCGGAGGCGGCCGAGACCAGCGTCCGCAGCATCGACATCGGCGAGGTGGTCGACGACAGGGTCACCATCAGCTGCTTGGTGAAGTCGTGGAGGTCGCGCTCGGCGGCGAGCTGCGTGGTCAGCGCCTGCAGCTGGCCGTCGTTCGGCAGCTCCCGGTGGTGCAGGAGGTAGATGACTTCCTCAAAAGTGCTGTTGTTGACCAGATCGGTTACGTCGTAACCGGCATACATCAGCTTGCTGTTCTCGACATCGATGTCCGATATCGCCGTCTG encodes:
- a CDS encoding citrate/2-methylcitrate synthase, giving the protein MSQKGLEGVVAAQTAISDIDVENSKLMYAGYDVTDLVNNSTFEEVIYLLHHRELPNDGQLQALTTQLAAERDLHDFTKQLMVTLSSTTSPMSMLRTLVSAASAYDPDGWVLSTDHPANKRKAVRLISQLPQMISGPERLRGGKWPVEPDPKLGHAANLLYVLSGEYPSDEDAKIMDQCLIMHADHTMNASTFAARVTAGTLSDIHSAMTSAIATLKGPLHGGANEQVFEMILKIGSVENVPEEIKGRLARKEKIMGFGHRVYKAEDPRATILRELARDLGTRKGDTKWFEISEAIFEVVNTEKGLFPNVDFYAAAVYHYLGIPKRLFTPIFAASRISGWTAHVIEQLQNNRLIRPDSEYIGPAPRSYVKLGDR